One part of the Moorena sp. SIOASIH genome encodes these proteins:
- a CDS encoding tetratricopeptide repeat protein yields MAEDTLLTPHRLHYPHWHGNNGHLPPVAFVNWLSEESREQKNNKNNNYHNNQHNNLGTIPLAGEHKTADSCINHGDYLWAKGQLNEAVTQYHQAIELDPKSSLGYQRLGATLKQQGQFDQATAYYRKAIELAGLETVELDQSQSREPSIGQWGPSSSEGDCKQYQSGGLLEAVTVYLQQAQTYLKERQWQQAIAACERAIKIAPDTAQAYKIWGNALQFMGQTTEAMGYYGQALEIEPDFAEVYANLGSLCAGQQNWEDAIAYYQKAIKLKPDLAGAYRNLAKVWTEVGNQKEVLKCCYHQLMLELDKSKPEDFLNLGNQLFKEGLVTEAIACYRQVIEQNPQSVVAYQNLAEALNRQGKWQEANAYYRKLLQFYRTGSQLTASQLPASQLPASQINSQINGQLTSQINGHTHNQANSSDALKQAIVPELVDNQKQQQVSITPPKRYRGGAIKASTVAIVPSPSQITVNPTNPTVKPIPTAPEGLHRDQLQPDQLDRDQLDRIRDRTARLSQGNHLAQLPDSRASQSNLDQDQELEPFIKAAQQNPDSAKVQANLGSAYAQRQQWQDAIACYQKAIAINPSFAGAYRNLAKVLTQTNQPEAAADYWYQALTLEPNTVSAEEHLNLGNTLTSQGKLAQGIACYRQAIELKPNLSDAYHRLGDLLKKQGQEQELLSLYQQAVQNNPQDAKAYFYLGNLFTEEEAWEQAYPCYLKATQLQPNLGQAHHNLADTLVKQQRWEEAVTAYRRAIEIQPEFSWSYNNMGDALLKLERWQDAADVFRKAIELKPDFPWSYQNLGDALQALEQWDEAIIAYRRGIEVKSDWPWSYYNLGQALAKTGQWLDVIAAYRQAIELDPNFANAYSHLGEALARIGEWDEAIICYEQAIDIDPSLHVSVYQNLGEALERKGYSNSELRTKDDNSRLLPGQINPELRTKDDNSRLLPGQINPELRTKDDISKWPHVFIEPYHPPQTLPDGSPWPKISIVTPSMNQGEFIEETILSVIHQHYPNVEHILIDGGSTDETITIVNQYRDYLTYVVSEPDSGQSEALNKGFAYASGEILTWLNSDDRLAPGALYRVALAFYTSGADVVAGVCQLFKDGVALEQHLTSCANGLMSLEEILDVERNWLTGKFFYQPEVMFTRTIWEKCGASVDESLFYSMDYELWARFAAKGATLQVIGYPVAQYRIHENQKTSTKDKYEPELLSVSEALRTKFNCPKSKATEEPGQRHSLRIVCFNDTGFLGGAGIAHQRIAKSLALAGHQVIPVAGTLDWSLTPVDCTGSEVYQLIASLNPDLVVVGNIHNITNPLDILERLTSHFPTIFVMHDQWLLTGRCAYVGDCENYTTLCDHECPTSHEYPSLASEKIADAFRKKHRLLGSYKTLLVLGDSHWTTNWARYAFDYHQPRRNFQECESKFHSIYYGIDLDIFRPLDQAESRRQLNLPQDKFIILTGSQSVNDQRKGFKYLLKALDIANLDNILLVSFGHGSAIAENLDVWSTGYIEDPFILACYYSAADVFIGPSLQEAFGQTFIEAAACGTPAIGYGVGGVKEAILNRVSGRVVTQKTPEALAKVIKELYYDRHKLDLLGKTAAIYIANQFSLQSSYHSFMVALDQSGWVDQLQIPRASKFLVDSPVGSPKLTQPLGIKSGIPKNNNSIISGVGIQGYTRQGFGELEQPLPEIGLFRPSQWLLWPEGEFAIIADNPRKGQLVIACRNVSQGQFLEVWQKGKLLLRVAVHHSGIDQVNVFTLPISLLEGFNLFSLKTETYHVDQSNRHLGVLIERITFTEQLDWEPLREHNELSILMDDHLNGIGWLSPETLNGTPVRWMEKVGSVIIDGINTIKPLQVRVSGMMAVEKRFISDMVVKVNGNPIDGDVQQQSDKSWVFEGIIPSGSLTLNAPFVLSIESPGVGQLSSIDSRLASLLVKSVTIGAAQG; encoded by the coding sequence ATGGCAGAAGATACCCTGCTCACTCCCCATCGACTCCATTATCCCCATTGGCATGGGAATAATGGTCATCTGCCCCCTGTTGCCTTTGTTAACTGGTTATCAGAAGAATCTAGAGAACAAAAGAATAATAAAAACAATAATTATCACAATAATCAGCACAATAATCTAGGAACTATCCCCCTAGCAGGAGAACACAAAACAGCCGACTCATGTATTAATCACGGGGATTACCTGTGGGCAAAAGGTCAACTAAATGAAGCAGTGACCCAGTATCACCAGGCGATTGAACTAGACCCTAAATCGAGTCTGGGTTACCAACGTCTAGGAGCAACGTTGAAGCAACAAGGTCAATTCGATCAAGCCACTGCTTACTATCGCAAAGCGATTGAATTGGCTGGACTAGAAACGGTGGAGTTGGATCAGTCACAATCAAGAGAACCATCTATAGGTCAATGGGGACCTAGCTCTAGTGAGGGCGATTGTAAACAATATCAGTCAGGAGGTCTTTTGGAAGCAGTAACGGTTTATCTACAACAGGCGCAGACTTACTTGAAGGAAAGACAATGGCAACAGGCGATCGCAGCCTGTGAGCGAGCCATTAAAATTGCCCCAGATACGGCCCAGGCTTACAAGATTTGGGGAAATGCGCTACAGTTTATGGGTCAGACTACTGAAGCTATGGGTTACTATGGCCAAGCTTTGGAAATTGAGCCGGATTTTGCGGAAGTTTATGCTAATCTAGGTAGCTTGTGTGCCGGTCAGCAGAATTGGGAAGATGCGATCGCATATTATCAAAAGGCGATTAAGCTAAAACCAGATTTGGCTGGGGCTTATCGCAACTTGGCTAAAGTATGGACTGAGGTGGGAAACCAAAAGGAAGTCCTTAAATGCTGTTATCATCAGCTGATGCTAGAGTTGGATAAATCTAAACCAGAGGACTTCCTTAATCTAGGGAATCAGTTGTTTAAGGAAGGTCTGGTAACAGAAGCGATCGCTTGTTACCGCCAGGTAATTGAGCAGAATCCCCAGTCGGTGGTAGCTTACCAAAACCTGGCAGAAGCCTTGAATCGCCAGGGGAAATGGCAAGAGGCAAATGCTTACTATCGTAAATTACTCCAATTTTATCGGACCGGTTCTCAGTTAACAGCTTCTCAGTTACCAGCTTCTCAGTTACCAGCTTCTCAGATAAATAGTCAGATAAATGGTCAGTTAACTAGTCAGATAAATGGTCACACCCACAATCAAGCTAACTCGTCTGATGCCCTGAAACAGGCTATTGTTCCCGAATTGGTAGACAACCAGAAGCAGCAGCAGGTGTCAATCACTCCCCCTAAACGTTACAGAGGAGGGGCGATAAAAGCATCAACTGTTGCCATCGTGCCTAGCCCATCTCAAATCACGGTTAATCCCACCAATCCAACCGTAAAGCCTATCCCTACTGCTCCAGAAGGATTGCACCGAGACCAATTGCAACCAGACCAATTAGACCGAGACCAATTGGACAGGATCCGCGATCGCACAGCACGACTCTCTCAAGGCAATCATCTAGCTCAACTTCCTGACTCTAGAGCGTCTCAGTCTAATCTAGACCAAGACCAAGAGCTTGAGCCGTTTATCAAGGCAGCTCAGCAAAATCCAGATTCAGCTAAAGTCCAGGCAAATTTAGGTAGTGCTTATGCTCAGCGGCAGCAGTGGCAAGATGCGATCGCATGTTATCAAAAAGCGATCGCAATTAATCCCAGCTTTGCTGGGGCTTACCGTAACTTGGCCAAGGTTCTAACTCAAACCAATCAACCAGAAGCAGCAGCGGATTATTGGTATCAAGCTCTGACCTTGGAACCGAATACGGTATCCGCTGAAGAACACTTGAATCTGGGTAATACCTTAACCAGCCAAGGGAAATTAGCCCAAGGGATAGCCTGTTATCGTCAGGCAATTGAATTGAAACCTAATTTGTCTGATGCTTACCATCGACTAGGGGATTTGCTAAAAAAGCAAGGACAAGAGCAAGAGCTGCTAAGCCTTTATCAGCAAGCAGTTCAAAACAATCCCCAAGATGCTAAAGCTTACTTCTATTTAGGAAACCTGTTCACAGAGGAAGAAGCATGGGAGCAAGCTTACCCTTGTTATCTCAAAGCGACTCAACTGCAACCGAATCTTGGACAAGCCCATCATAATTTGGCAGATACCTTAGTTAAGCAGCAACGGTGGGAAGAAGCAGTAACAGCTTACCGTCGAGCCATTGAGATACAGCCAGAGTTTTCCTGGTCTTATAACAACATGGGCGATGCTTTGCTTAAGTTAGAACGGTGGCAAGACGCAGCCGATGTGTTCCGAAAAGCCATTGAACTCAAACCAGATTTCCCATGGTCTTATCAAAATTTAGGTGATGCCCTACAAGCCTTGGAGCAGTGGGATGAAGCAATTATTGCCTATCGCCGTGGGATTGAGGTGAAATCCGATTGGCCGTGGTCTTACTATAACTTGGGACAAGCATTAGCAAAAACCGGACAGTGGCTTGATGTGATCGCAGCCTATCGTCAAGCTATCGAACTTGACCCGAATTTTGCTAACGCCTATAGCCATCTCGGTGAAGCCTTAGCCAGAATTGGGGAGTGGGATGAAGCAATTATCTGTTACGAACAAGCCATTGATATTGACCCCAGTCTTCATGTTTCCGTCTACCAGAATTTAGGGGAAGCCTTAGAACGAAAAGGATATAGCAATTCAGAGCTTAGGACAAAAGACGATAACTCTAGGTTGCTCCCTGGACAGATTAATCCAGAGCTTAGGACAAAAGACGATAACTCTAGGTTGCTCCCTGGACAGATTAATCCAGAGCTTAGGACAAAAGACGATATCTCTAAGTGGCCTCACGTTTTCATTGAACCCTATCATCCCCCCCAAACTCTCCCCGATGGCAGCCCCTGGCCAAAGATATCGATTGTTACCCCTTCGATGAATCAAGGTGAGTTTATCGAAGAAACCATATTATCAGTGATTCATCAGCACTATCCCAATGTCGAACATATCCTAATTGATGGGGGCTCTACTGATGAAACCATCACCATTGTTAATCAATATCGAGACTACCTTACCTATGTGGTTAGTGAACCCGATAGTGGCCAAAGTGAAGCCTTGAACAAAGGATTTGCGTACGCATCTGGGGAAATCTTGACTTGGCTTAATAGTGATGACCGATTAGCGCCAGGAGCCTTATATAGGGTAGCGCTAGCGTTTTACACCAGTGGTGCTGATGTGGTAGCAGGTGTCTGTCAACTGTTTAAAGATGGCGTAGCCCTAGAGCAACACTTGACATCCTGTGCTAATGGACTGATGTCCCTTGAAGAAATCTTAGATGTAGAAAGGAATTGGCTAACAGGGAAATTCTTTTATCAGCCAGAAGTCATGTTTACCCGCACCATTTGGGAAAAGTGTGGTGCCTCAGTAGATGAATCCCTCTTCTACAGTATGGATTACGAGTTGTGGGCGCGATTTGCCGCTAAGGGAGCCACCTTACAGGTAATTGGTTATCCTGTCGCTCAATACCGTATCCATGAAAACCAAAAGACTAGCACTAAAGATAAGTATGAGCCGGAATTACTATCGGTATCAGAGGCACTGCGGACTAAATTCAACTGTCCTAAGTCTAAGGCGACAGAAGAGCCTGGGCAACGCCATAGCCTCCGCATTGTGTGCTTCAACGATACCGGATTTCTCGGAGGGGCTGGGATTGCTCACCAACGCATTGCCAAATCCTTAGCCTTAGCAGGGCATCAAGTAATTCCCGTTGCTGGCACATTAGACTGGTCATTGACTCCCGTAGACTGCACAGGGTCAGAGGTTTATCAATTAATTGCTAGTCTCAATCCGGATTTAGTCGTAGTGGGCAATATCCATAATATTACCAATCCCTTGGACATTTTGGAAAGACTTACCAGTCATTTCCCCACCATCTTTGTGATGCACGACCAGTGGTTACTTACCGGACGCTGTGCTTATGTAGGGGATTGTGAGAATTATACCACCCTATGTGATCACGAATGTCCCACTAGCCATGAGTACCCGAGCTTAGCATCAGAGAAAATAGCCGATGCTTTTCGTAAAAAACATCGGCTTTTAGGGAGCTATAAAACTTTGTTAGTGCTAGGGGATAGTCACTGGACGACTAATTGGGCTCGTTATGCCTTTGACTATCACCAGCCTCGACGGAATTTCCAAGAATGCGAAAGTAAATTTCATAGCATTTACTATGGCATTGATTTAGATATCTTTCGGCCCTTAGACCAGGCAGAATCTCGTCGTCAGCTGAATTTACCTCAGGATAAATTTATTATACTCACTGGTAGTCAATCTGTAAACGATCAGCGCAAAGGATTTAAGTATCTACTCAAAGCCCTAGACATTGCCAATCTCGATAATATCCTACTTGTTAGTTTTGGTCATGGCTCTGCGATCGCAGAAAACCTTGATGTTTGGAGTACAGGATATATCGAGGACCCCTTTATACTAGCATGTTACTACAGCGCTGCCGATGTATTTATTGGGCCATCCCTTCAAGAAGCATTTGGTCAAACCTTTATAGAAGCAGCAGCCTGTGGAACACCAGCCATTGGCTATGGAGTAGGTGGTGTCAAAGAAGCCATCTTGAATAGAGTGTCAGGACGAGTAGTGACCCAAAAAACCCCAGAAGCCTTAGCTAAGGTAATTAAGGAATTATACTATGACCGGCACAAATTAGACCTGTTGGGGAAAACCGCAGCTATTTATATAGCCAACCAGTTCTCCTTACAGTCGAGCTATCACAGTTTTATGGTGGCCTTAGACCAAAGCGGTTGGGTCGATCAGCTCCAAATTCCCAGGGCGAGTAAATTTTTAGTAGACTCTCCCGTAGGCTCTCCCAAACTTACTCAACCCCTAGGGATTAAAAGCGGTATTCCCAAAAACAACAATAGTATTATCTCTGGGGTTGGTATTCAAGGTTATACCCGTCAGGGTTTTGGAGAATTAGAACAACCCTTACCAGAAATTGGTCTTTTTCGTCCCAGCCAGTGGTTACTGTGGCCAGAGGGCGAGTTTGCCATCATTGCCGATAATCCCAGAAAGGGTCAGCTAGTCATTGCCTGCCGTAACGTGTCTCAGGGTCAGTTCCTTGAAGTTTGGCAAAAGGGTAAGTTACTATTGCGGGTAGCAGTGCATCACTCTGGGATCGATCAGGTTAATGTATTTACCCTACCGATTTCGTTACTTGAAGGCTTCAATTTATTTTCCCTGAAGACCGAGACCTATCATGTTGATCAGTCCAATCGTCATTTAGGGGTACTGATTGAGAGAATTACATTTACAGAGCAACTGGATTGGGAACCGTTGCGGGAACACAATGAATTATCTATCCTCATGGATGACCATCTCAATGGTATCGGTTGGTTATCACCTGAGACATTAAATGGAACACCAGTTCGCTGGATGGAGAAGGTAGGTAGTGTGATTATTGACGGTATTAATACTATCAAGCCGCTTCAAGTGCGAGTTTCAGGAATGATGGCGGTGGAGAAACGGTTTATTAGCGATATGGTAGTAAAGGTAAATGGTAACCCTATTGATGGAGACGTTCAGCAGCAGTCCGATAAATCTTGGGTGTTTGAAGGAATTATTCCCTCTGGGAGCCTAACCTTAAACGCTCCATTTGTGCTATCGATTGAATCACCAGGGGTGGGTCAGTTATCATCCATTGATTCGAGATTAGCTAGCCTATTAGTGAAATCAGTTACGATTGGAGCAGCTCAAGGCTAA
- a CDS encoding sulfotransferase domain-containing protein: MKKILYTRDNQPVSIEVPTPGAIPSFFVFALHKSGSVMQDKIIEDIGFTLKIPLISVAKTSFNQGVEESAFGNDICDIFVKTGYGFYGSRYLPAYLNDFDLSGFKKILLIRDPRDIVVSHYFSMKNSHVIPPGKVGDALWKNRQRLQDMDIDQYAIQQAPIFRNIIQRYSKIEDQLFKLFRYEDIVFNKRQWVGDIIGFLEVELEENKIEEIAKKHDIFPTKENPASHIRKVTPGDYKEKLQAATIDKLNKCFKAILIKYGYDN, translated from the coding sequence ATGAAAAAAATTCTATATACACGAGACAATCAGCCAGTCTCTATTGAAGTACCTACCCCTGGTGCTATTCCTAGTTTTTTCGTATTCGCGCTCCATAAATCAGGGAGTGTGATGCAGGACAAAATTATTGAAGATATCGGTTTTACCTTAAAGATACCACTGATTAGTGTTGCCAAGACTTCCTTTAATCAAGGGGTAGAAGAAAGTGCGTTTGGTAACGATATCTGTGACATTTTTGTCAAAACTGGATATGGCTTTTACGGCTCTCGATATCTCCCTGCCTATCTTAATGATTTCGATTTGAGTGGTTTTAAGAAAATATTACTGATTCGCGATCCTAGGGATATTGTAGTATCCCATTATTTTTCCATGAAGAACAGTCATGTTATTCCCCCAGGTAAGGTAGGTGATGCCCTTTGGAAAAATCGCCAGCGACTACAAGACATGGATATAGACCAGTATGCCATTCAACAAGCACCGATATTTCGTAACATAATTCAAAGGTACAGCAAGATTGAAGATCAGTTATTCAAACTGTTTAGGTATGAAGATATCGTTTTCAATAAGCGTCAGTGGGTTGGGGATATTATCGGTTTTTTGGAAGTAGAGCTTGAAGAGAATAAAATAGAGGAAATAGCTAAGAAGCACGATATTTTTCCAACTAAAGAAAATCCCGCATCACACATCCGTAAAGTTACCCCAGGGGATTATAAAGAAAAGTTACAAGCCGCCACTATTGATAAGCTTAATAAATGTTTTAAAGCTATTTTGATAAAGTATGGATATGATAATTAA
- a CDS encoding glycosyltransferase family 2 protein, which yields MAQPLYIKPEIRPTLGISIFTVPKPFLGKIGIIQHNAITSWTLLKPKPEIILFGNEIGTAAIAQDLGLNHVPDIECNTDGTPLLDSVFAQVQEQATYDIITYINADIILLKDFPQAIQQVCQHLDTFLITGRRWNLDLSNPIEFQSPTWEDTLGQQVYQTGCLGAHDAKDYFIFPKNLFPTIPKFAVGRGYWDTWMVTTAAMRGYPIVDASQVVMAVHQNHTYAHLQGGKNEAHMGKEAQQNKTIGNVQAQGTIADSTWQLKPWRNQYSPRVSVIIIRLLSEEGISEQGTGNREQGTGNSGQEFRQTVSKNYFDKRSIILQNNSALVKRAVESVLAQNYSDYEIIVVDGAGNKGVGNREQGTGNREQGVGSREQGVGSREQGSPLAPLNKGGIVIKGGCVRVAWPTANRKWGALCDRALEMAQGEFVTFLDSDSVLLPDALEKQVAAFDRESSTLDLLLSGWQLVEGDKITQVTPWQDLPDLEDLHIWKLEKLWQPLRQSNIMFRRSRLDLVGGFNTELNQEAAMVEIILNLVFLRGSRALWLPEATCSYFGQGNTIEKQSSPVAEDMKKVIDSIFKQPTVKGWMQKLKARAYRFEEGIGSRE from the coding sequence ATGGCGCAACCGTTGTATATCAAGCCCGAGATTCGACCAACCCTAGGCATCAGCATTTTCACGGTGCCTAAGCCTTTTCTAGGTAAGATTGGTATCATCCAGCACAACGCTATTACCAGCTGGACTTTGCTCAAACCCAAGCCAGAAATTATTTTATTTGGTAATGAAATTGGTACAGCTGCGATTGCTCAGGACTTAGGACTTAATCATGTTCCTGATATCGAGTGCAATACCGATGGCACTCCTCTACTCGATAGTGTGTTTGCTCAAGTCCAGGAGCAAGCAACTTACGATATCATCACTTACATCAACGCTGATATTATTTTACTGAAGGATTTTCCCCAAGCCATTCAACAGGTCTGCCAACACCTAGACACATTTTTAATTACTGGACGACGCTGGAATCTTGACCTGTCCAATCCTATAGAATTTCAGTCCCCCACCTGGGAAGACACCCTGGGTCAACAGGTCTATCAGACCGGTTGTTTAGGGGCTCATGATGCTAAGGATTACTTTATCTTTCCTAAAAATTTATTTCCTACTATCCCTAAGTTTGCGGTAGGACGGGGATATTGGGATACCTGGATGGTAACTACTGCTGCTATGAGGGGTTATCCCATCGTCGATGCCAGCCAAGTGGTGATGGCAGTGCATCAAAATCATACCTACGCTCATCTCCAAGGGGGCAAAAATGAGGCCCATATGGGGAAGGAAGCGCAACAGAATAAAACCATTGGCAATGTGCAAGCACAAGGCACGATTGCGGACAGCACCTGGCAGCTAAAACCCTGGCGTAATCAATATTCACCACGAGTTAGTGTGATTATTATTAGACTTCTTTCAGAAGAGGGAATTTCGGAACAGGGAACAGGGAACAGGGAACAGGGAACAGGGAACAGTGGACAAGAATTCAGGCAAACAGTATCAAAAAACTACTTTGACAAGAGGTCTATTATTCTTCAAAACAATAGCGCGCTAGTTAAGCGAGCAGTGGAGAGTGTGCTGGCTCAAAACTATTCCGACTATGAAATTATTGTGGTGGATGGGGCTGGTAATAAGGGAGTAGGGAACAGGGAACAGGGAACAGGGAACAGGGAGCAGGGAGTAGGGAGTAGGGAACAGGGAGTAGGGAGTAGGGAGCAGGGATCCCCCCTAGCCCCCCTTAACAAGGGGGGAATTGTTATTAAAGGGGGATGCGTTCGCGTAGCGTGGCCTACGGCCAATCGCAAATGGGGGGCGTTGTGCGATCGCGCTCTTGAGATGGCCCAAGGAGAATTTGTCACCTTTCTCGATAGTGACAGTGTTTTACTACCAGATGCCCTAGAGAAACAAGTAGCAGCATTTGACCGGGAATCCTCTACCCTAGATTTACTATTGAGTGGCTGGCAACTGGTTGAGGGAGACAAGATCACCCAGGTGACGCCATGGCAAGACTTACCGGATTTAGAAGACTTACACATCTGGAAGTTAGAGAAACTGTGGCAACCGTTGCGTCAAAGTAATATTATGTTTCGTCGCAGTCGTTTAGACCTAGTAGGGGGCTTCAATACGGAATTAAATCAAGAGGCTGCGATGGTAGAAATAATATTAAATCTAGTATTTTTGAGAGGAAGCCGAGCCCTGTGGTTGCCAGAAGCAACTTGTAGCTATTTTGGGCAAGGTAATACTATTGAGAAACAGTCTAGTCCAGTTGCTGAAGATATGAAAAAGGTGATTGATAGTATCTTTAAGCAACCAACAGTCAAGGGATGGATGCAAAAATTAAAAGCTAGAGCCTATCGATTTGAAGAGGGAATAGGGAGTAGGGAGTAG
- a CDS encoding DUF6209 family protein, producing the protein MMQKLRNALLALVIAIALTWMPSFTVASAQAAEIEYSPGLQFAIQPGTGDFVQFQSGPISSPGQKVNVFYDSLRLASPANRSCPKFDDSTTVTGHVMSDNSGKITKFPLKSLNPPAVDYVKVGTFTTPDCYWGSDEIQIWFTGIDDYGNICYDSDFGSNYHFPVICE; encoded by the coding sequence ATGATGCAAAAACTACGCAATGCGCTATTGGCATTAGTTATTGCCATAGCTCTGACTTGGATGCCTTCCTTTACGGTAGCTTCTGCACAGGCTGCTGAAATTGAATATAGTCCTGGACTCCAGTTTGCAATCCAGCCCGGAACAGGGGATTTTGTTCAATTCCAAAGCGGTCCGATATCGTCGCCTGGCCAGAAAGTTAATGTTTTTTATGACTCCCTCAGGTTAGCTTCGCCTGCAAATCGAAGTTGTCCTAAGTTTGATGATTCAACTACTGTAACAGGCCACGTGATGTCTGATAACAGCGGCAAGATTACTAAATTCCCCCTTAAGTCCCTTAACCCCCCTGCGGTGGATTACGTCAAGGTTGGAACGTTTACTACCCCTGATTGCTATTGGGGTAGTGATGAGATCCAGATCTGGTTCACTGGCATCGACGACTATGGCAATATTTGTTACGATAGTGATTTCGGCAGCAATTACCATTTTCCAGTGATTTGCGAATAA
- a CDS encoding tetratricopeptide repeat protein — translation MVETSVSIANQLRQQGQQSEAIAAYQEAIELQPDNPGIYHLVGQSQAHQGDLEGAIASYQKSIALNPQQSFWVYKHLGDALRAQGKLDEAMVAYQNGMQFEPDHPDFYHNLGQAQALQGNLDDAIASYQNAIALNPSHPFWIYKNLGDALRQTNRVDEAVCAYQEASQCDPENGKVVYPNLAKCQQQQGNLDDAIASYQNAIALNQDQPAWVYQNLGDSLSLQTRWYEAITAYRSAIAINPSINGVKESLADALRETKQLEQAIAAYRDAIDTNPDRFESHHWLGDLYRENKNWEQAAAAYQSAIALNSYNAWTHHNLGLALAQQGKLEEAVAAYQEAIALSPNQFFEFYHKLGEALTQLQHWQEAVTAYGRAIDLSPENPELYYPLRKALEELGQWQEPDYEPPSQDPWLAAHQWADSLREQGKIAEAIAAYRYALDINPNCCESYHWLGDLLLTQQNWHEAATAYQRAIELNPYNPWSHHNLGLALTEQGKLDEAVAALNQAIALCSNQYFEFYQNLGNALSKLHRWDESLTAYGSAIELNPGNPQLHSSLGGVLVELGKSDQAVGSYRRSIQLKPDDPEIQEKLGNVLRERVQVDLDQAISCYRRAIRTNPDNLDNYHKALGIQSNDPELYLQLGNTLVKQNQLDQAIIFYQIALEIQPENYEVKAQLTRVLEKQGKLGSRE, via the coding sequence ATGGTTGAAACTTCTGTAAGTATTGCAAATCAATTGAGACAGCAAGGACAACAGAGTGAAGCAATTGCAGCATACCAGGAAGCAATTGAGTTACAGCCAGATAATCCAGGGATTTATCACCTTGTGGGACAATCTCAGGCTCACCAGGGGGATTTAGAAGGTGCGATCGCAAGCTACCAAAAATCAATTGCCCTCAATCCCCAACAGTCGTTTTGGGTCTACAAACATCTCGGGGATGCTCTGAGAGCCCAAGGAAAACTGGATGAGGCGATGGTGGCTTACCAGAATGGGATGCAGTTCGAGCCAGACCATCCGGATTTTTATCACAATTTAGGACAAGCTCAAGCACTACAGGGAAATTTAGACGATGCGATCGCATCCTACCAAAATGCGATCGCTCTCAATCCTAGCCATCCGTTTTGGATCTACAAAAATCTCGGGGATGCTCTGAGGCAAACCAATCGAGTTGATGAAGCAGTTTGCGCTTACCAGGAAGCAAGTCAGTGTGACCCAGAAAATGGGAAAGTAGTATATCCTAACTTGGCAAAATGTCAGCAGCAACAGGGAAATTTAGACGATGCCATCGCCTCTTACCAAAATGCGATCGCACTAAATCAAGACCAGCCAGCTTGGGTTTACCAAAATCTCGGGGATAGTCTGAGCTTGCAAACTCGATGGTATGAAGCCATTACCGCTTACCGTAGCGCTATAGCAATTAACCCCAGCATCAATGGGGTTAAAGAGAGCTTAGCCGATGCTCTGCGAGAAACCAAACAATTGGAACAAGCGATCGCAGCCTATCGCGATGCTATTGACACCAATCCCGACCGGTTTGAGTCTCACCATTGGCTAGGGGATTTATATCGAGAAAACAAGAATTGGGAGCAAGCCGCAGCAGCTTACCAATCCGCCATAGCACTCAATTCCTACAATGCTTGGACTCACCATAATTTAGGCTTAGCCTTAGCCCAACAAGGGAAGCTAGAAGAAGCCGTAGCTGCTTATCAAGAAGCCATAGCCCTATCCCCTAACCAGTTCTTTGAGTTTTACCACAAATTAGGGGAGGCTCTCACCCAACTCCAGCATTGGCAGGAAGCAGTTACCGCTTATGGTCGTGCCATTGACCTCAGCCCAGAAAATCCTGAGTTATACTACCCCTTGCGCAAAGCATTGGAAGAATTGGGACAGTGGCAAGAACCAGATTATGAACCCCCATCACAAGACCCTTGGCTAGCCGCTCACCAATGGGCAGATAGTTTGCGAGAACAGGGAAAAATAGCAGAAGCGATCGCAGCCTATCGCTATGCTCTCGATATCAATCCCAACTGTTGTGAGTCTTACCATTGGTTAGGGGATTTACTCTTAACACAACAGAATTGGCATGAAGCAGCAACAGCTTACCAGCGAGCCATAGAACTCAATCCTTACAATCCCTGGTCCCACCATAACTTAGGGCTAGCCTTAACCGAACAGGGCAAGTTAGACGAAGCAGTAGCAGCCTTAAACCAAGCCATAGCCCTATGCTCCAACCAGTACTTTGAATTTTACCAAAACTTAGGAAATGCCCTCAGCAAACTCCACCGTTGGGATGAATCCCTTACCGCCTATGGCAGTGCTATTGAATTAAATCCAGGCAATCCTCAGTTACACAGTAGTTTAGGAGGTGTATTGGTTGAATTGGGAAAGTCCGATCAGGCGGTAGGGTCTTACCGCCGCTCTATACAGTTAAAGCCAGATGATCCCGAGATACAGGAAAAATTAGGAAATGTGCTTCGAGAAAGAGTCCAAGTAGATTTAGATCAAGCAATCAGCTGTTATCGTCGAGCCATTCGGACAAATCCAGATAATCTCGATAATTATCACAAGGCATTAGGGATACAATCCAACGATCCTGAACTGTATCTACAGTTAGGCAATACATTAGTCAAACAAAATCAGTTAGACCAAGCCATCATTTTCTACCAAATCGCCCTCGAGATCCAACCCGAAAATTATGAAGTAAAAGCTCAGTTGACCAGGGTTTTGGAAAAACAAGGCAAGCTAGGGAGTAGGGAGTAG